A single genomic interval of Helianthus annuus cultivar XRQ/B chromosome 13, HanXRQr2.0-SUNRISE, whole genome shotgun sequence harbors:
- the LOC110897957 gene encoding RNA-binding protein 34, with the protein MGKKPKESKPETPNSPPSNSIFKTLFGITNIQEPNDPSSVSIFSDSNPFRTKPTNESQKLQQILQLDIDSPQKNHTQIPNSPNKLLSKRKRKDKQKIDQDDSDIESEVKKSKLENAVVSERLKRLVIDEEDDNKRKKKKRKRADVEAEYEERKYGGVDLELVKDEGVKGKIGGKRKEVDKEELVAKEGFDDEEKLLRTVFVGNLPLKVKKKALLKEFDRFGEIESVRIRSVPILDDKTPRKGAIIKKQINDAVDRVNAYIVFKTEDSAQASLSHNMAVVGGNHIHVDRACPPRKKFKGENAPLYDTKRTVFIGNLPFDVKDEELYQLFTGFSNLKDCIEAIRVVRDPGTSMGKGIAYVLFTTRDAANTVVRKHKLKIRDRELRLSHATKTNSNSTPSKRKEPSTPDNYGSSKKAAASGSTSYQGIRATKSGGQKKFATRVAKPGRSESGSEKTVKRKVRSEKRPAVAARKAAANAARTGGDGGSGGVKRKPENRTPQSSSRNKKPRRFR; encoded by the exons ATGGGGAAGAAACCCAAAGAATCCAAACCAGAAACCCCCAATTCTCCACCTTCAAACAGCATATTCAAAACCCTTTTCGGCATCACCAACATTCAAGAACCAAACGACCCATCCTCTGTTTCAATCTTCTCAGATTCCAACCCCTTTCGAACCAAACCCACCAACGAATCTCAAAAACTCCAACAAATTCTTCAATTAGACATCGATAGCCCCCAAAAAAACCACACCCAGATCCCCAATTCACCCAATAAACTATTAAGCAAACGAAAAAGAAAAGACAAACAAAAGATTGATCAAGATGATTCAGACATCGAATCGGAAGTCAAgaaatcaaaattggaaaacgCTGTCGTTTCAGAAAGATTAAAAAGGTTGGTAATTGATGAGGAagatgataacaagcggaagaagaagaagaggaagagggcAGATGTTGAAGCAGAGTATGAGGAAAGAAAGTATGGAGGGGTGGATTTGGAATTAGTTAAAGATGAGGGGGTGAAAGGGAAAATTGGGGGGAAGAGGAAGGAGGTGGATAAAGAAGAGCTTGTTGCTAAAGAAGGGTTTGATGATGAAGAAAAGCTGTTGAGAACTGTGTTTGTTGGGAATTTGCCTttgaaggtgaagaagaaggcgtTGTTGAAGGAGTTTGATCGGTTCGGGGAGATCGAGTCAGTTAGGATTCGGTCTGTTCCTATATTAGAT GACAAGACACCGAGGAAGGGTGCTATTATCAAGAAGCAGATCAATGATGCTGTTGACAG GGTTAATGCGTACATAGTTTTTAAGACGGAGGATTCTGCCCAAGCTTCTTTGTCACATAACATGGCAGTT GTGGGCGGAAATCATATACATGTAGACAGAGCTTGTCCACCTCGCAAGAAATTTAAGGGAGAAAATGCTCCTCTTTATGACACCAAAAGGACTGTTTTTATCGGTAATCTTCCATTTGATGTCAAG gACGAAGAACTTTATCAGTTGTTTACCGGTTTTAGTAATTTGAAAGACTGCATCGAGGCAATTCGAGTCGTTAGAGATCCCGGTACGAGCATGGGAAAGGGTATTGCGTATGTCTTGTTTACAACAAGG GATGCAGCAAATACGGTTGTTAGAAAACACAAACTGAAGATTCGGGACAGGGAGTTAAGGTTATCTCATGCCACGAAAACAAACTCGAACTCAACACCTTCTAAACGGAAGGAACCATCAACCCCCGACAATTACGGTTCTTCTAAGAAGGCGGCTGCAAGCGGCAGCACCTCGTACCAGGGAATCCGTGCCACCAAATCCGGCGGCCAGAAGAAGTTTGCTACGAGAGTAGCTAAACCTGGCAGGAGTGAATCAGGAAGTGAAAAAACAGTGAAGCGAAAAGTGCGGTCAGAAAAAAGGCCTGCGGTTGCTGCTAGAAAGGCGGCAGCAAACGCAGCTAGAACTGGCGGTGATGGCGGCAGTGGAGGTGTGAAACGCAAGCCGGAAAACCGTACACCTCAGAGTAGTAGTCGAAACAAGAAACCTAGGAGGTTTAGATAG